A genomic segment from Anaerobacillus sp. CMMVII encodes:
- a CDS encoding pyridoxamine 5'-phosphate oxidase family protein: MQIIRDTRRSFDLEQFLSKPLVAHLSTLVEEFPRDSPVWFYWKDNEIWIIGTSSDTFPDRVKNNPNCAIGIVDFNPDTGLFLHAGFRGRAKVIPFNKLIANQLLSRYLGPDFEKWDPRFKGLDNSNVLICFEPETVVVRDQSYLTSG, translated from the coding sequence ATGCAAATTATCAGAGATACTAGGAGAAGTTTTGATTTAGAGCAATTTCTTTCTAAGCCGCTTGTTGCACATTTATCGACACTTGTAGAAGAATTTCCAAGAGATTCTCCTGTTTGGTTTTATTGGAAGGATAATGAAATTTGGATAATAGGGACATCCTCAGATACTTTTCCAGATAGGGTAAAAAATAATCCTAATTGTGCGATAGGTATTGTTGACTTTAACCCTGATACAGGTTTATTTTTACATGCAGGGTTTAGAGGGAGAGCTAAGGTCATACCGTTTAATAAACTCATAGCAAATCAATTATTATCTCGTTATTTAGGACCTGACTTCGAAAAATGGGACCCACGTTTTAAAGGTCTAGATAATAGTAATGTTTTAATATGTTTTGAACCTGAAACAGTAGTTGTGCGTGACCAATCATATTTAACTTCTGGATGA
- a CDS encoding TetR/AcrR family transcriptional regulator produces MNKSSKDKIVETASRLFQTQGYHATGLNQITKESGAPKGSLYYYFPDGKEQLASIAVESTAKLVASRIKEGLKEKESPIEAIQTFITNLADEFEKQEGSKQGLPVAAVVLETAQTSETLRMSCKQAYETWHEVFAKKLIDAGYEKEKAYELGLVINALIEGAFIIALTRKDSEPLRQVARYIPSILK; encoded by the coding sequence ATGAATAAGTCATCAAAGGATAAAATTGTTGAAACGGCATCTAGGTTATTTCAAACTCAAGGGTATCATGCGACGGGGTTAAATCAAATAACAAAAGAGAGTGGTGCGCCTAAAGGTTCCTTATACTATTACTTTCCTGATGGGAAAGAACAGTTAGCGAGCATTGCGGTGGAATCTACAGCCAAACTCGTAGCCAGCCGTATTAAAGAAGGCTTAAAAGAGAAAGAAAGTCCAATAGAGGCGATCCAAACCTTTATAACGAATTTAGCGGATGAATTTGAAAAGCAAGAAGGTAGTAAACAAGGGCTACCGGTTGCAGCGGTGGTACTCGAAACAGCCCAGACAAGTGAAACATTAAGAATGTCATGTAAGCAGGCGTATGAAACTTGGCACGAAGTATTTGCCAAAAAGTTAATAGATGCTGGCTATGAAAAAGAAAAAGCGTATGAGCTAGGGCTGGTGATAAACGCTTTGATTGAAGGGGCCTTTATTATTGCCCTAACTAGGAAAGATAGTGAACCGCTGCGTCAAGTGGCGCGCTATATTCCAAGCATACTGAAATAA
- a CDS encoding SDR family oxidoreductase, with protein sequence MSGSILVTGATGNIGYHVVLELAAKKEKIRVAVRNPKKEKETFAGLEVDLVEFDFLNPDTYEKALEGVKKVFLIRPPQLAKPKQEMQPFINLLIQKKIEQIVFVSLMGVEKNPIVPHRKIEDMIRESGIAYTFLRPGFFMQNLNTTHREDIAVRNELFMPVGFAKTSFIDTRDIASVAAVCLTEDGHLWRSYTLTGNKAIDYYEVAEILSKTLERKIEYKNPGIFEFRRTIIKRGTKKEFANVMTMLYVLTRLGTAEKVTSEVEKILRRPPISFEQYAKDYQNDWSEETCFFHM encoded by the coding sequence ATGAGTGGTTCTATATTAGTAACAGGAGCAACTGGAAATATTGGCTATCATGTTGTTTTGGAGTTAGCTGCTAAAAAAGAAAAGATTAGAGTGGCAGTTCGCAATCCAAAAAAGGAAAAAGAGACTTTTGCCGGGCTAGAGGTGGATCTGGTTGAATTTGATTTCTTAAATCCTGATACTTATGAAAAGGCTTTAGAAGGAGTAAAGAAGGTATTTTTGATCCGACCACCACAACTCGCAAAACCTAAGCAAGAGATGCAACCATTTATTAATTTGCTAATTCAGAAAAAAATAGAGCAAATTGTCTTTGTATCGCTAATGGGCGTTGAAAAAAACCCGATCGTACCACATCGGAAAATTGAAGACATGATTCGTGAATCGGGTATTGCCTATACATTTTTGAGGCCAGGTTTCTTTATGCAAAATTTAAATACAACGCATCGGGAAGATATTGCTGTTCGCAATGAGTTATTCATGCCCGTAGGATTCGCAAAAACGAGTTTCATTGATACGAGAGATATAGCTTCTGTTGCAGCGGTCTGTTTGACGGAAGACGGACACTTATGGCGAAGTTATACATTAACAGGCAATAAAGCGATTGATTATTATGAGGTTGCTGAAATTTTATCAAAGACTTTAGAGAGGAAAATAGAGTATAAAAATCCAGGTATCTTTGAATTTCGTAGAACGATTATTAAACGAGGGACAAAAAAAGAATTTGCCAATGTAATGACAATGCTGTATGTCTTAACAAGACTTGGGACGGCAGAAAAAGTAACTTCTGAAGTTGAGAAAATCCTGAGACGCCCACCGATTTCATTTGAACAGTATGCAAAAGACTATCAAAACGATTGGAGTGAAGAAACATGTTTCTTTCATATGTAA
- a CDS encoding SpoIID/LytB domain-containing protein, whose product MKQKLFIKFIIIALVVLLVVPANGILASGQNVSVKLSNFLGDQTDIEVRVNGTYIIKEDNFQLTENKTYRFRIEGTSIAIFDGGQRVASYNHSFTANPAAYSQTNFITINNRRYLGEMRFAIESNVIRPMNTLPLEDYLKGVVPHEMLASWGNNGGMEALKAQAVTARTYALKRANTVMTDTQNHQVYGGFHWQTTTSNAVDATTGEVARHNGVLIDTFYSSSNGGKILSNRNVWGTTKLAYLDTKDDPYDLKTASLGNQRINWNFAIQKEQISLANRDLENPALWWNDVREADQAIMDTVKNWLAARGLVGSQFESKIVEVPQVRFTTEYQGTNVLTGSVTLNYILKSKTSNSFVMENNSIKVHTITINDRHDIIRSMFGSNRMWSPYVKQVEETNTLFRIHGGGWGHNIGMSQYGAYQMSREGLNYRDIISFYYSGAQVVGTTTTSPTPTPVPTPAPAPEPVAHVETFYVTQTTDLYNTPSTQSRASSINPQNVTTIRRLGDWYEINTWLGPKWINPTGILTGGARAVNQSILLTKTTQLFHSPLDTNHRSSVGPQTVTATHQWNDWYRINTWLGAMWIKPEGAFNGQPEAFAGRIYVLENTNIFSSPTATTRSGSITPQNVTTLRKWGEWYEINTWLGPQWIKPNSALMGGIDRVSETIQLTKVTQIFDTPLANTHRSSLGAQTITSTHKWNDWYLVNTWLGPKWIKPTGVVEVASLNVRRGPGTSHAAITQLSRGTTVTVLGLENGWYKIKHDSFNGEGYVSGEFLKVN is encoded by the coding sequence ATGAAGCAGAAACTCTTTATAAAGTTCATCATCATTGCTCTCGTAGTACTTCTCGTCGTCCCGGCGAATGGCATACTAGCTAGTGGCCAAAATGTCTCTGTGAAGCTTAGTAATTTTCTAGGTGATCAAACGGACATCGAAGTGAGAGTCAATGGGACATATATTATTAAGGAAGATAATTTTCAACTGACTGAAAACAAAACATATCGTTTTCGAATTGAGGGAACTTCGATTGCCATCTTTGACGGTGGCCAAAGAGTAGCCTCATATAATCATAGTTTTACAGCAAATCCGGCTGCGTATAGCCAAACGAATTTTATCACAATCAATAACCGACGCTATCTTGGTGAAATGAGATTTGCGATCGAGTCGAATGTTATTAGACCAATGAACACCCTGCCTTTAGAGGATTATTTAAAAGGTGTCGTTCCACATGAAATGCTTGCCTCATGGGGCAACAATGGTGGAATGGAAGCTTTAAAAGCACAAGCAGTCACAGCAAGAACATATGCGTTGAAGCGTGCCAACACAGTGATGACCGACACACAAAATCATCAAGTGTACGGAGGCTTCCATTGGCAGACAACAACGAGCAATGCAGTTGATGCCACAACTGGTGAAGTAGCAAGACACAATGGTGTTTTAATTGATACGTTCTATTCTTCAAGTAACGGCGGGAAGATTTTATCGAACCGTAACGTTTGGGGAACAACGAAATTAGCGTATTTAGATACGAAAGACGATCCTTATGATCTAAAAACGGCAAGCCTTGGCAACCAGCGTATTAACTGGAATTTTGCTATTCAAAAAGAGCAAATCAGCCTAGCTAATCGCGACTTAGAAAATCCAGCCTTATGGTGGAATGATGTTCGTGAAGCTGACCAAGCGATTATGGATACGGTAAAAAATTGGTTAGCAGCTCGAGGTCTAGTTGGTTCTCAATTTGAAAGTAAAATTGTCGAGGTTCCACAAGTACGATTTACAACTGAATATCAAGGTACGAATGTGTTAACAGGTAGTGTAACCTTAAACTATATTTTAAAGTCAAAAACGAGCAATTCTTTCGTTATGGAAAACAATAGCATTAAGGTTCATACGATTACGATTAACGATCGTCATGATATCATTCGTTCCATGTTTGGAAGCAACAGAATGTGGAGTCCTTATGTAAAACAGGTAGAAGAAACAAACACATTGTTTAGAATTCATGGTGGCGGTTGGGGACACAACATTGGAATGAGCCAATATGGTGCGTACCAAATGTCCCGTGAAGGCTTGAACTACCGCGATATTATTTCATTTTATTATTCAGGCGCACAGGTAGTAGGAACAACTACAACGAGCCCAACACCGACACCTGTACCAACACCGGCTCCTGCACCTGAGCCAGTTGCTCATGTTGAAACGTTCTATGTAACGCAAACAACAGATCTATATAATACGCCAAGTACTCAATCACGAGCGAGCTCAATTAACCCTCAAAATGTAACAACAATAAGAAGGTTGGGCGATTGGTATGAGATTAACACGTGGTTAGGTCCAAAGTGGATTAACCCAACTGGGATATTAACGGGTGGAGCAAGGGCTGTTAATCAAAGCATTCTTTTGACAAAAACAACACAATTATTCCATTCACCACTTGATACAAATCATAGAAGTTCAGTAGGTCCACAGACGGTTACAGCTACTCACCAATGGAATGATTGGTATCGCATTAACACATGGTTAGGTGCAATGTGGATCAAACCTGAAGGTGCCTTTAATGGCCAACCAGAAGCGTTTGCAGGAAGAATATATGTTTTAGAAAATACGAATATTTTTAGTTCACCAACAGCTACAACTAGAAGTGGCTCAATTACCCCTCAAAACGTAACGACGCTACGTAAATGGGGCGAGTGGTACGAGATTAATACTTGGTTAGGACCACAATGGATCAAACCAAATTCCGCATTAATGGGGGGAATTGATCGAGTATCTGAAACAATCCAATTAACAAAGGTCACGCAAATTTTTGACACGCCATTAGCTAACACACACAGAAGCTCATTAGGTGCCCAAACAATCACATCGACTCATAAGTGGAACGATTGGTACCTTGTGAACACTTGGTTAGGTCCTAAATGGATCAAACCTACTGGAGTGGTTGAAGTAGCTTCCCTAAACGTCCGTCGCGGACCAGGAACAAGCCATGCAGCGATCACACAATTATCAAGAGGAACGACTGTAACAGTGTTAGGCCTTGAAAATGGTTGGTACAAGATCAAGCATGATAGCTTTAACGGTGAAGGTTATGTAAGTGGAGAGTTTTTGAAAGTGAATTAA
- a CDS encoding S8 family peptidase produces MHKWFSFLLVFILLFTLPFPYMADSHEEAYIVYFHEQADLEIVEGLDILQEFEHFPAVTVSATEQEFKELQNDSTVKFIERDLEVKTLEVERTWATSKIQAPLAWNSGLTGKGVKIAVIDSGITPHSNLHVVDGVSFISGITSYYDDNGHGTHVAGIIGSKHTTHGNPGVAPGASLYAIKSLDKTGTGTISSVIAGIEWAITNNMDIINMSLGVSTASKVLEEVVNKAHNAGILVVAAAGNSGFSATGNVMYPAQYSSVIAVSSIDRFDNRSTFSSTGKEVEITAPGSDIVSTSIHNGYLQMSGTSMAASFVTGSLALYKEKFPHLSNEELRKLLQKDALDIGAVGRDSLFGFGIVQAPSKQEPQPEVFSSRLFVTETTDIFDTVNSTTRRSSINPQNVTTLRKLGDWYEINTWLGPKWIKPTLPLVGGIDPVSKTIQLTQVTPMYTSPLATTQRSSLGAQKVTATHKWNDWYRINTWLGPKWIKPVITVVDPSEVNRIYVTETTDIFDSPTSTVKRSSISPQNVTTLRKVGDWYEINTWLGPKWIKPNAPLIGGIDRVNEVIQLTKVTQIFDTPLAATHRSSLGAQTVTATHKWNDWYLVNTWLGQKWLKL; encoded by the coding sequence TTGCATAAATGGTTTAGTTTTTTACTAGTATTCATTCTGTTATTTACTCTGCCATTTCCATATATGGCTGATTCCCATGAAGAAGCTTATATTGTCTATTTTCACGAGCAGGCTGACTTAGAAATTGTCGAAGGTTTAGATATTCTCCAAGAGTTTGAACATTTTCCAGCGGTAACAGTTAGTGCCACAGAACAAGAATTTAAAGAGCTTCAAAATGACTCGACGGTAAAATTTATTGAGAGGGACTTAGAGGTTAAAACGCTAGAGGTAGAACGAACGTGGGCAACGTCGAAAATTCAAGCGCCACTCGCTTGGAATTCAGGCTTAACTGGAAAAGGTGTCAAAATTGCCGTCATCGATTCTGGTATTACGCCACACTCAAACTTACATGTTGTAGACGGTGTCTCTTTCATATCAGGAATTACTTCTTACTATGATGATAATGGACATGGGACACACGTAGCAGGCATTATAGGTTCAAAACACACGACGCATGGAAATCCAGGTGTTGCTCCTGGTGCAAGCCTTTACGCGATAAAATCATTGGATAAGACAGGTACAGGGACAATATCATCGGTTATTGCCGGTATCGAATGGGCGATTACGAATAACATGGACATCATAAATATGAGCCTTGGCGTATCAACCGCTTCAAAAGTGTTAGAAGAGGTTGTTAACAAAGCTCATAATGCAGGGATCTTAGTAGTTGCAGCAGCAGGAAACTCTGGTTTCTCTGCAACAGGCAATGTAATGTATCCGGCCCAATATTCATCAGTCATTGCGGTTTCATCCATTGATCGCTTCGATAACCGATCTACTTTTTCATCAACTGGAAAAGAAGTTGAGATTACCGCTCCAGGCAGCGATATTGTCAGCACAAGCATTCACAATGGTTATCTACAAATGAGCGGTACCTCGATGGCAGCATCATTTGTGACAGGTTCGTTAGCGCTATACAAAGAGAAATTTCCACATTTATCAAATGAGGAATTAAGAAAGCTGTTGCAAAAAGATGCTCTCGACATAGGGGCAGTAGGAAGAGACTCATTGTTTGGTTTTGGGATTGTACAAGCACCAAGTAAGCAAGAACCACAGCCTGAAGTTTTTTCAAGCAGACTCTTTGTAACTGAAACGACAGATATTTTTGATACAGTAAATTCAACAACAAGAAGAAGTTCAATTAACCCACAAAATGTAACGACATTGAGAAAGTTAGGCGACTGGTACGAAATTAATACATGGTTAGGTCCAAAGTGGATCAAGCCAACTCTGCCACTAGTAGGAGGGATTGACCCTGTCTCAAAAACAATCCAACTTACACAAGTAACACCGATGTACACGTCACCGTTAGCGACAACGCAAAGAAGCTCACTCGGTGCACAAAAGGTTACAGCAACACACAAGTGGAATGACTGGTACCGTATCAACACCTGGTTGGGTCCAAAGTGGATCAAACCTGTTATTACAGTCGTTGATCCTTCAGAAGTAAATAGAATCTATGTAACTGAAACGACAGATATTTTTGACTCACCGACATCAACGGTAAAAAGAAGCTCAATTAGTCCGCAAAACGTAACGACATTGCGGAAAGTAGGAGATTGGTACGAGATCAATACATGGCTTGGTCCAAAGTGGATCAAACCTAATGCACCGCTAATCGGTGGAATTGACCGCGTTAATGAGGTCATTCAATTAACAAAGGTAACGCAAATTTTTGATACGCCATTAGCCGCTACGCACCGAAGCTCATTAGGTGCCCAAACAGTAACAGCGACCCATAAATGGAACGACTGGTACCTAGTTAATACCTGGTTAGGGCAGAAATGGCTGAAATTGTAG
- a CDS encoding glycosyltransferase family 4 protein produces MILLTFLLSFFTVILYTPLVKTIAEKIGATDKPDHRKVHETLMPRLGGLAIYAGFLVGFLFIEPYSPFARSIMVGGLIMIVVGVLDDLYELSARWKLSAQILAATIVILGGVHVDFINLPFDGRLELGWFGIPLTMLWIVGVTNAINLIDGLDGLAAGVSAIVLLTLSGIAFMMGNFFVVAVGMILLGSTLGFLVYNFHPAKIFMGDTGALFLGFMIAIISLLGFKNVTLFSLLIPVIILGVPISDTFYAIIRRIVNNNPLSEPDKSHLHHCLLRLGFSHRQTVLIIYAMSAVFCLGAVVLTQSTLWGTLIIVTIFLVGVQLVVETIGLVNSSYKPVLRFLQRIGAVKKV; encoded by the coding sequence ATGATTTTATTGACCTTTTTGCTTAGTTTTTTTACGGTTATTCTCTATACGCCACTTGTGAAGACGATAGCGGAGAAAATAGGGGCGACAGACAAACCGGATCACCGTAAAGTACATGAGACATTAATGCCGCGTTTGGGCGGTTTAGCGATATATGCAGGGTTCCTAGTAGGCTTTTTATTTATTGAGCCATACAGTCCATTTGCCAGGTCGATTATGGTTGGTGGTTTGATTATGATTGTGGTTGGAGTGCTTGATGATTTATATGAGTTGTCGGCAAGGTGGAAGCTCAGTGCGCAAATCCTTGCAGCTACGATTGTTATTCTCGGTGGGGTGCATGTTGATTTTATTAATTTACCGTTCGATGGCAGGTTAGAGCTAGGCTGGTTTGGGATTCCGCTTACGATGCTCTGGATCGTGGGCGTGACAAATGCAATCAACTTGATCGATGGATTGGATGGATTAGCTGCAGGGGTATCGGCAATCGTTCTCTTGACGTTATCAGGGATCGCTTTTATGATGGGGAATTTCTTCGTTGTCGCAGTGGGGATGATCCTGTTAGGAAGCACGCTTGGCTTTCTAGTGTATAATTTTCATCCTGCAAAAATTTTTATGGGTGACACTGGAGCACTTTTCCTTGGGTTTATGATTGCCATTATTTCGCTCTTAGGGTTTAAAAATGTGACGTTATTTTCATTACTCATTCCAGTCATCATCCTTGGCGTGCCGATTTCTGATACGTTTTATGCGATTATCCGGCGGATCGTCAATAACAATCCGTTATCAGAACCAGATAAGTCGCATTTACATCATTGTCTTTTACGACTAGGTTTTTCTCACCGCCAAACGGTGCTTATTATTTACGCAATGAGTGCAGTCTTTTGTTTAGGAGCGGTCGTTTTGACGCAATCGACGCTCTGGGGAACTTTAATTATTGTGACGATCTTCTTAGTCGGAGTGCAACTTGTCGTTGAAACGATTGGACTTGTCAATTCCTCCTATAAACCTGTTCTAAGATTTTTGCAACGGATTGGCGCGGTAAAAAAGGTATAG